The Corallococcus caeni genomic interval AGGGTGGAGGAGCGGACGACGGTCAGCGTGTCCGGCGCCAGGTGCTTGAGATCCAGCGACCGGGCGTATTTGCCGTACGTGTAGGCCACGGCCACGCCCAGCTCATTGGCTGTCAGGGACACCGTGGGCTCAACGGCGTTGGAGGAGCCCACGAGCACGCTGCCTGCGCCCCAGGCGCAGGTGCTGCTCGCCAGACGGGTGACCGTCACGTCGAAGATGTAGGGGAACGGACCGGGCTGCCGCGGCGCGGAGGACACCGTGAAGGTGCAGCCCTGGGAGGTTCCCGTCACCAGCGCGGATTCCCGGGTGGCGAGCCCGCCCTGCCCTTCCACTCCACCACACGCCGTGACCGCGACGACCGCGCCCAGGGAAACAACGGACTTGAAGAGCTGCATGGCATTGCACTCCAGGGGTTTTGGGGGAACAGCCCCGCCCCATCTAAAGGCAAATGCCAGACGCGGAAAACGGATTCTCAATCCCTACCGTCCGGACGTCGCGGGGGTGCGAAGCCACCCGCGACGTTTGTGCAGTGCACCTACCGCCGCAGCATGCCGCGCAGGAGCTCCAGGGCCTCGGTGACGCCCTGCCAGACCTGGAGCGCCTTGATGCCCTCGCCCTCGCCCTGCACGTTGCGGCGGGCGGCGCGCTCCAGTGGCAGCAGCGCGCCCTCCACCAGTTCAATCTGCCGGCTGAGCTCCGCCGGGGACGGGCCGTTCGCGGCGCGCTGGAGCGACTCCGCGGGGGTGGGCAGGGACACCGACACCGGCCGGTCCGCCAGCGCCGTGATGGCCTTGGAGAGCTGCGCCATGTACGGGCCGAAGTCCGGCGCGGGCGCCTGGGGCATGGGCGCGTTGCGCAGCGTGGGCGCCTCCGCCTGCGCGGCCACGCGCTCCGTGAGGGCCTTGAGCAGCTGCGCCAGGTGCTTGAGGTACGGGGCCAGGTCCGTGGCCGGAGCCTGGGGGGCCTGGGGCGCGGCCGGGAGGGACACCTGCACCGGGGCGGGCGGCTTCTGGGCGGCCTCGCGGCCCACGCGGGCCACCTCCAGCACGGCCTCGCGCAGGGCCTCCAGGTGCGGGGCCACGGGCGTGTCCTCGCTGGGGGCGTTCGCCTGCGCGGCGGCCTGCACCACCGCGTCGCGCACGGAGCCCAGCTGTTCCTCGATGGCGCCCAGCTGTCCGGTGACGCGCGCCACGGGGTCGTCCTCCTTGCCCCCCATGCGCTTCACGCGGGCGAAGCCCTGCTTGATCTCCTCCCAGCGCTTCGCCTTCTCCGGCGTCAGGCGCCCGCGCATCTCCTGGAGCTTGAGCAGGTTCTGCTCCGCCGCCGTGGTGAGCGTCTGGGATTCGCCCTGGTAGTGGTCGTCGATGCGGCGCTCCAGCTCGTCGTCCGTCATCGCGGAGACGACCTTCTCAGCCAGCTTGCCCATGTTGCGGTAGCTGCCCTGCAGCTTGAACGGCGGCTCCGTCCGGAAGCGCTCGTCCTGCGCGGCGGACGCGATGTACTGGAGGTTCACCTTGAGCAGCACCTGCTGCACGCGGAACAGCCGCTGGAAGACGGCGATGATCTCCTGGAGCTCCGCGGCCGCGTAGCCGTGCTTCAGCTCGCCGGAGGGGACGTCCTCGCCCTTGGCCATCCGGATGAGGCGGTGCACGTCCTGCGGATCGCGCGTGGCCAGCGGCGCCAGCACCGGGTTGGAGGTGAGCGCGTTCTCCAGGTAGCTGAGGGCGAACAGCTCCTCCTTGCCGTCCAGGATGTCACCCAGGTTGTACGTGTCCGCGCGGTTGGCGAGCATGTCCGGGATGCGGAAGCGCTCGCCCGTCTCCGTGTACGGGTTGCCCGCCATCACCACGCAGAACTTCTTGCCGCGCAGGTCGTACGTGCGCGTCTGGCCATTCCAGACACCCTCCACGCGGCGCTGGCCATCGCACAGGGAGATGAACTTCTGGAGCAGCTCCGGGTCCGTGTGCTGGATGTCGTCGAGGTAGAGCATCACGTTGTTGCCCATCTCGAAGGACAGGTTGATGCGCTCCACCTCCTGCCGCGCGGTGGCGTTGGGCGCCTCCGCGGGGTCCAGCGACTTCACGGCGTGGCCCAGCGCCGGCCCGTTCACCTTCACGAAGGTGAGGCCCAGGCGGCTGGCCACGTACTCCATCAGCGTCGTCTTGCCGTAGCCCGGCGGCGACATGAGCAGCAGCATGCCCATGCGGTCCGTGCGCTTGCCCTCGCCCGCCGCGCCCAGCTGCTTGGCCAGGTTCGCGCCGATGAGCGGCAGGTACACCTCGTCGATGAGCCGGTTGCGCACGAAGCTCGTGAGCACCTTGGGCGTCAGCTCCTCCAGCCGCAGCTTGCGCCGCTCGCGGTCCAGCAGGTCGCGCAGGTACGCGCGGTAGGCCACGTACGCGGGCACGCGCACCTGGCGGAACTCGCCCAGCCGCGCCAGGAACTCGTCCAGGCGCAGGGACAGCTTGCGGTCCTGGATGCGCGGGTGGCTGCCCAAGAGGCCCGTGGCCTCCGTGGCGGTGATGGCGCCCGCCGCGTCGCGGTCCAGCTTGCGCTCCGTGAGGAGCACCACCGCCGTCTCCAGCGCGACGTGGGCCGCCTCGCCCGGGCCGCCCTCGCGCTTCGCGAGGAACGCGTCCACCCAGGCGCGCGCGATGCGCAGGCGCTCCGGCAGGTTCTTCTCCAGGCCGCGCAAATCTTCGTCGAACGCGGTGCGCGACCCGTGCCGGTCCAGGTGCGCGAGGAAGGTGTCCTTCAGCGCCAGGGCCTCACGGCTGGTGGTGAAGCGCGGCCGGTCCACCGCCAGCTCCTCCACGAGGTAGCGGCCCGCCTGCCGGCCCTCCGCGGGCGAAGCCGTGAGGCCATGCCCCTGGAGGAACGCGAGCACGCGCTCGCCCAGCTCATCCCCCAACGCCACCAGGTCCGCGCCGGTGTCGAACGCCTGCCGCAGCCGCGCCAGGCTCCGGGCGCGCCGGTGGAACACGCCGCGCAGCGTGTCGTCCCCGTCGAACGCCCAGTACAGCGCGGCCCAGGCGCGAGGCACCGGGGCGAAGCGCAGCAGGCCCGCGCCCTGGTGCAGCGCGAGCAGCTTCTCGAGAATGGCCGCCGCGTCCGCGTCGTGCACGCCGCGCTCGTAGCCCTCGTCGAAGCGGTCCGCCGCGTACGCGCGCACGCGCTCCAGGAGCTGCCCCTGCGCGCCGGCCTCGTACAGCGCCGTGGGCGTGAGGCCACCCTTCCCCTCCTCCGCGTCCATCAGCAGCCCGGCGGCCAGGTACTCCGCGCGGTACACGTCGCGCGTCTCGGAGACCAGGTGCTGATCCCAGAGCTCGCGGTACTTCAAGAGCTCCGGGTCCTCCAGCTTCTGCGTGTAGTCGGAGCCGGTGAGCTGGAGGTACAGCGCGCCGTCGCGCGGCACCAGCGTCAGCTCCAGCGGCTGGGTGTTCACGTGGAAGCGGTAGGGCCCCAGCTTGATGAGCCCCTCGCCGCCCTCGAACAGGTCCTGCTTGTCGCGCAGCGCGCGCAGGGCGTCCTGCTTCGCGGACTTCACCCGCGACAGCACCTCATCCGCGCGGACGCTGTCCTGGAGCGCCAGTAGCTGCTCCGCCAGCTGCCGCAGCTTGAGGATCATCGCGTCGGACGCGAAGTAGGCGTTGAGCTCGTCGTCCGCCTTGAACGACTTCGCCCGGCGCTGCACGCCCTGGAGGATGCGCTCCGCCGCGCCGAAGAGGCCCGAGGCCCGGCGCTGCCGCTCGTCCACCAGCGCCTGCTTGCGCGCGCCGAAGGCCTCCAGCAGCTCCTCGCGCTTCTGGGTAATTTGCCCCAGGAACTCGTCGAACTCGCCGAAGCGGCCCTCCAGCTCCTCCAGCAGCACGGTGAGCTTGGAGAGCGCCTCGTCGCACTTCTCCGGCGAGTCCGCCTGCGACAGCGCGTTCTCGATGCTCTGGCCCAGCAGCTTGAACTGCGCGCCGAACTCCGCGCGCTTCTCCTTGCCGGACAGCTCCTTGCGCTTCGCCTGGAGCCCCGCGCGCACGCGGTTCAGGCGGCTGAACAACTCGGAGATGCCTTCGAGGATGCGGGCCCGCGCCAGCGGGTCGCCCACCTGGAGCCCGCCCACCACCTCACCCAGGACCTCCAGGCCCTGGCCGGTGCGCTCCACGTCCTCGGCCAGCGGAGCCAGCTCCGCCGTCGTCGTCAGCGGCTCCAGCCGCTCCATCAGCCCGTCCAGCCGGGTGGCCAGGGGCTGGAGCGCCTCACCCTTCTGGAGGAAGTCCACGCACGCGGTGCTCACCGCGTCGGACGCGGCCACCACCGCCTGCTCCAGGGCGTCCACGCGCCCCAGGTCCATGTAGCGCACGTCCTTCAGCGTGATGAGGTGCCCGCGGTGCCGACGCAGGTCCGCCAGCGCGCGCATGAAGCCCTCCGCGTCGGTGAGCCCCTCCGGCTGCGCGTTGAGTAGCAGCGTCTCCTGCGCCTGCGAGGCCTGCGCGAGCGACTCCTCGGCGCGCTTGCGCATCGCGAGGACCTTCTCGAACTCGTCGATGATGAGCTCGGAGGTGCGGCGCAGCAGCTCGATGGGCTCCTGGAGCCCCACCTCCGCGTGGGAGAGCCAGTAGTACGCGTCCAGCGCGCGCGTGGCCGCGGAGACCAAGTCCTCGTAGGTGCGGCGCGTGGGCTTGTCCGTCTTCGCCACGCGCGGCAGCGTCAGCGCGTCGCTGATGCCGCGCACCAGCTCCGCGTTGCCCACCTTTCCCAGGTAGCCCGGCGCCGGGGGCAGCTTCGCCGCGTGCTCGTCGGAGACGAACGGCGTCTGCCACACCTGCATGGGGTGCACGCGGGTGGGCTCCTGCGACGTGGCGCGGAACACCACCAGCCCGCCGTCCGCGAAGAGGCTCATGCCGTTCGCCTGCAGCGGCGTCTGCACCTCCTTGCGCACCAGGTTGTACGGGAAGAGCATGTAGGCGCCGTCGTCACGGCGGTGGAAGACGTAGAGCACGTCCTCCCCGTTGGGCGAGCGCACGGCCTGGTGGAACTCCATGCCTTCGGACGCGCCGTCGAAGACCTTGTAGTCGCCCGTCTGCAGGTAGTAGCCGCCCGGGAAGACGATGCCCTGGTCCTCCGGCAGCCGCACGCAGGACTGGCCGATGGCGTCGATGCGCACCACGTGCTGGGTGCGCGAGTTGAAGACGAGGTAGCGGTACGCCTTCTCCCGGAACGGCAGGATGCGCAGGAGGATGAGGCCCCCCACCTGCGTCCAGGCGAACTCCGCGTCGTCCAGCGACTGGTCCGGGTCGTCCACCGGCTCGCTGTAGATGCCCCGGCCGGTGGCGGTGTTGTTCTCCACCTTGACGGTGAGGTCGCCCTTCACCGTCTCCACGAAGACCTGATCCAGCACGTTGACGTGCGGGTGCTGGCCCAGCACGTACTGCTCGCGCGAGGCCACCGTCCACTCGAAGTCGTGTGACGGCGGGTAGACGTGGTCGCGCTCGCCCTGGTTGTCCACGTAGGTGGCGCGGCCCTCCACGTCCACGTTGAAGCGGAAGACCTTGAGGTCGCGCGCGGACTGGCCCGTCTGGAACACCGCGAGCAGGCGCGAGTCCCGCCGCCGCAGCTGCAGCAGCTTCGCGTCCTTGTAGTACTTGTACAGCTCGCCAAAGTCCTTCACGAACCGGGGGTCCGCGAGGAAGCCGCCGGCCTCCGTGGGAGGCACGGCGGACAGGTCGAAGCCCTCGGCCGTCTTCTCGAAGCGGTGCAGCGAGAAGACGTCCGAGACGTTCGTCTCCTTCTTCAGGCCGATGAAGACGTTGTAGCCGAAGAGGAGGTACTTCCCGACGCTGACGATGTCGCGGGGGACGCAGTTGTTCTCCGTGCGCACCCGCTCGTTGCCGATGACGGTGAGTTCCGTGCCGCCGAACAGCGCCTTGCGCCGGGCGTTGAGGTCGTTCGCCTGGGTCGCCAGCGCGTCCGCCTGGGAGTGGAGGCGCGCACGGATGACCTCGTAGCTGCCGCCCTCCAGCGTCGCCTC includes:
- a CDS encoding DNA repair ATPase; translation: MATDSSKTPGTQVPGGEATLEGGSYEVIRARLHSQADALATQANDLNARRKALFGGTELTVIGNERVRTENNCVPRDIVSVGKYLLFGYNVFIGLKKETNVSDVFSLHRFEKTAEGFDLSAVPPTEAGGFLADPRFVKDFGELYKYYKDAKLLQLRRRDSRLLAVFQTGQSARDLKVFRFNVDVEGRATYVDNQGERDHVYPPSHDFEWTVASREQYVLGQHPHVNVLDQVFVETVKGDLTVKVENNTATGRGIYSEPVDDPDQSLDDAEFAWTQVGGLILLRILPFREKAYRYLVFNSRTQHVVRIDAIGQSCVRLPEDQGIVFPGGYYLQTGDYKVFDGASEGMEFHQAVRSPNGEDVLYVFHRRDDGAYMLFPYNLVRKEVQTPLQANGMSLFADGGLVVFRATSQEPTRVHPMQVWQTPFVSDEHAAKLPPAPGYLGKVGNAELVRGISDALTLPRVAKTDKPTRRTYEDLVSAATRALDAYYWLSHAEVGLQEPIELLRRTSELIIDEFEKVLAMRKRAEESLAQASQAQETLLLNAQPEGLTDAEGFMRALADLRRHRGHLITLKDVRYMDLGRVDALEQAVVAASDAVSTACVDFLQKGEALQPLATRLDGLMERLEPLTTTAELAPLAEDVERTGQGLEVLGEVVGGLQVGDPLARARILEGISELFSRLNRVRAGLQAKRKELSGKEKRAEFGAQFKLLGQSIENALSQADSPEKCDEALSKLTVLLEELEGRFGEFDEFLGQITQKREELLEAFGARKQALVDERQRRASGLFGAAERILQGVQRRAKSFKADDELNAYFASDAMILKLRQLAEQLLALQDSVRADEVLSRVKSAKQDALRALRDKQDLFEGGEGLIKLGPYRFHVNTQPLELTLVPRDGALYLQLTGSDYTQKLEDPELLKYRELWDQHLVSETRDVYRAEYLAAGLLMDAEEGKGGLTPTALYEAGAQGQLLERVRAYAADRFDEGYERGVHDADAAAILEKLLALHQGAGLLRFAPVPRAWAALYWAFDGDDTLRGVFHRRARSLARLRQAFDTGADLVALGDELGERVLAFLQGHGLTASPAEGRQAGRYLVEELAVDRPRFTTSREALALKDTFLAHLDRHGSRTAFDEDLRGLEKNLPERLRIARAWVDAFLAKREGGPGEAAHVALETAVVLLTERKLDRDAAGAITATEATGLLGSHPRIQDRKLSLRLDEFLARLGEFRQVRVPAYVAYRAYLRDLLDRERRKLRLEELTPKVLTSFVRNRLIDEVYLPLIGANLAKQLGAAGEGKRTDRMGMLLLMSPPGYGKTTLMEYVASRLGLTFVKVNGPALGHAVKSLDPAEAPNATARQEVERINLSFEMGNNVMLYLDDIQHTDPELLQKFISLCDGQRRVEGVWNGQTRTYDLRGKKFCVVMAGNPYTETGERFRIPDMLANRADTYNLGDILDGKEELFALSYLENALTSNPVLAPLATRDPQDVHRLIRMAKGEDVPSGELKHGYAAAELQEIIAVFQRLFRVQQVLLKVNLQYIASAAQDERFRTEPPFKLQGSYRNMGKLAEKVVSAMTDDELERRIDDHYQGESQTLTTAAEQNLLKLQEMRGRLTPEKAKRWEEIKQGFARVKRMGGKEDDPVARVTGQLGAIEEQLGSVRDAVVQAAAQANAPSEDTPVAPHLEALREAVLEVARVGREAAQKPPAPVQVSLPAAPQAPQAPATDLAPYLKHLAQLLKALTERVAAQAEAPTLRNAPMPQAPAPDFGPYMAQLSKAITALADRPVSVSLPTPAESLQRAANGPSPAELSRQIELVEGALLPLERAARRNVQGEGEGIKALQVWQGVTEALELLRGMLRR